The following proteins are encoded in a genomic region of Tenacibaculum sp. 190524A05c:
- a CDS encoding DUF1343 domain-containing protein translates to MIYNTIKSTYLFLFILSIFCDVSCKQPTVKTSEEKEAETSNQEVKSEKTLRTAADRTAEYIPLLKGKKIAIVANQTSVIQKKSKYNPDVSSFHLVDYIHNSKDIDVVKVLAPEHGFRGKADAGEVIKDGIDTKTGLPIISLYGRNKKPSGEQLKDIDAVVFDIQDVGVRFYTYISTLHYVMEACAENNIPVILLDRPNPNAHYIDGPLLELEHQSFVGMHPVPVVYGMTIGEYGKMINGEKWLKNGIQCDLTVITNENYTHNTTYELPIKPSPNLPNATSINLYPSLCFFEGTNVSAGRGTNSQFQIYGSPFLKGLDYSFTPEPNEGAKYPKHKNKLCYGEDLRKTNYLSKMDLSWLLKAYSNTTNKSKFFNDFFVKLAGTQKLQQQIEAGATVSKIEQSWKADLENFKKTRSKYLLYK, encoded by the coding sequence ATGATTTATAACACCATCAAAAGTACATATTTATTCTTGTTTATTCTGAGTATTTTTTGTGATGTATCTTGTAAACAACCAACAGTTAAAACTTCAGAAGAAAAAGAAGCTGAAACGAGTAACCAAGAAGTAAAGTCAGAAAAAACATTACGAACAGCCGCAGACAGAACCGCTGAATATATTCCGCTTTTAAAAGGAAAAAAAATAGCAATTGTTGCCAACCAAACTTCTGTCATTCAAAAAAAATCAAAATACAACCCAGATGTTTCTTCTTTTCATTTGGTAGATTACATACATAATTCAAAAGATATAGATGTTGTAAAAGTATTGGCTCCTGAACACGGTTTTAGAGGAAAAGCCGATGCAGGAGAAGTTATTAAAGATGGAATTGACACCAAAACAGGGTTACCAATTATTTCATTATATGGTAGAAATAAAAAGCCTTCTGGTGAACAACTAAAAGATATAGACGCTGTTGTTTTTGATATTCAAGATGTTGGCGTTCGTTTTTACACCTATATTTCTACACTGCATTATGTTATGGAAGCTTGCGCAGAAAATAACATTCCTGTTATTTTATTAGATAGACCAAATCCAAACGCTCATTATATTGATGGACCATTGCTAGAACTAGAACATCAAAGTTTTGTTGGAATGCATCCTGTTCCTGTAGTTTATGGAATGACGATTGGAGAATACGGTAAAATGATAAACGGAGAAAAATGGTTAAAGAATGGTATTCAATGTGATTTAACAGTAATTACAAATGAAAATTACACACATAATACAACATATGAATTACCAATAAAACCTTCTCCAAACTTACCTAATGCAACTTCAATAAACCTCTACCCTAGCCTTTGTTTTTTTGAAGGAACTAATGTTTCAGCTGGAAGAGGAACTAATTCACAATTTCAGATTTATGGATCTCCTTTTCTTAAAGGATTGGATTACAGCTTTACGCCAGAACCAAATGAAGGCGCTAAGTATCCTAAACATAAAAATAAATTATGTTATGGTGAAGATCTAAGAAAGACGAATTACTTATCTAAAATGGATTTAAGTTGGTTATTAAAAGCTTATTCAAACACCACGAACAAAAGTAAATTCTTTAATGATTTCTTTGTAAAACTTGCTGGAACGCAAAAATTACAACAACAAATAGAAGCAGGTGCAACTGTAAGTAAAATTGAACAATCGTGGAAGGCAGACTTGGAAAACTTTAAAAAGACGAGAAGTAAGTATCTACTTTATAAATAA